The Rhodocytophaga rosea genome has a segment encoding these proteins:
- a CDS encoding YdcF family protein has protein sequence MKFRRLIKVLFIILSVWVLLHLASITIDGLTDTGQKADMAVIMGSKVNEDGTLSTRLEKRLACGLHLYKAGRVNKLLVSGGLGKEGFYEGDKMKAYLLEHGVPATSIIVDNYGNNTTATVENTLQLKDSLHYTSLIVVSQYFHVTRTKMLFRKRGFENVSSVSPLYFEWRDIYSLAREFAAYYTQ, from the coding sequence ATGAAATTCCGCAGGTTAATCAAAGTACTTTTCATCATTTTATCAGTTTGGGTATTGCTACACCTGGCCTCTATTACTATAGATGGACTGACAGACACAGGACAAAAGGCTGATATGGCTGTTATTATGGGCAGCAAAGTGAATGAAGACGGCACCCTTTCAACAAGGCTGGAGAAACGCCTGGCATGTGGATTACATCTGTATAAGGCCGGACGGGTAAATAAATTATTGGTAAGTGGCGGACTTGGTAAAGAGGGCTTTTATGAAGGTGATAAAATGAAGGCTTATTTACTTGAACATGGAGTTCCGGCTACATCCATTATTGTTGATAATTACGGCAACAATACCACAGCAACTGTTGAAAACACACTTCAACTAAAAGATAGTCTGCATTACACAAGCCTGATCGTGGTTTCTCAATATTTTCATGTTACCCGAACCAAAATGTTGTTTAGAAAACGGGGCTTTGAAAATGTAAGTAGCGTAAGCCCTTTATATTTTGAATGGAGGGATATTTACTCGCTGGCGAGAGAATTTGCAGCTTATTATACCCAATAA
- a CDS encoding GNAT family N-acetyltransferase: MITYQPVSNDSELKQILALQQQNLAVNLSDEQIQTQGFVTVVHNLPLLQKMHLQAPSIIAKDEDTLAGYCLAMTKELKADVPVLVPMFDTLETLNFQDVPLKEAAYIAVGQVCVAAAYRGKGIFEGMYQAYKKEYSRQYSFAITEIAHRNKRSLQAHTKVGFQILLAYLSPDDNQIWEIVVWDWRQD; this comes from the coding sequence ATGATCACTTACCAACCCGTTAGCAACGATTCAGAACTTAAGCAAATTCTGGCATTGCAGCAGCAAAACCTGGCTGTTAATCTTTCTGATGAGCAAATACAAACCCAGGGATTTGTAACCGTTGTACATAACCTTCCCCTGCTCCAGAAAATGCACCTTCAGGCGCCAAGCATTATTGCCAAAGATGAAGATACACTAGCCGGCTATTGCCTGGCCATGACTAAGGAATTAAAAGCAGATGTTCCTGTACTAGTCCCTATGTTTGATACCTTAGAAACTCTCAATTTCCAGGATGTGCCGCTTAAAGAGGCAGCCTATATCGCAGTAGGCCAGGTTTGTGTAGCTGCCGCCTACCGGGGAAAAGGAATTTTTGAAGGAATGTATCAGGCTTACAAAAAGGAATATAGCCGCCAATACTCATTTGCCATCACAGAAATTGCCCACCGCAACAAACGGTCTTTACAGGCGCATACAAAAGTAGGCTTCCAAATCTTACTTGCCTACCTTTCGCCAGATGATAACCAGATCTGGGAAATTGTGGTCTGGGACTGGCGACAAGATTAG
- a CDS encoding aldehyde dehydrogenase family protein: protein MHVINPATEAIIATLQEDTASSLQEKFQRLKKAQKSWAQQPVQERTSILKKFSSLLTENIEHLASVLTSEVGKPLQQSRNEIKGAITRIGWLTDNGEKYLSHEWMTQEEGLGEQIAYEPLGVICNISAWNYPYLVGVNVFIPALLAGNGVLYKPSEYAALTGLEIEKLLKSAGVPDEVFQVAIGAAPVGEVLLDMPFDGYFFTGSYRTGKYIYERVAPKMVPCQLELGGKDPLYVADDVEDIKSVAAGTADGAFYNNGQSCCAVERIYVHESIYDRYVEEFVKEVKSYKVGVPTEEGVYVGPLTRKDQVKVLENQIKDAVGKGASLLTGGKPMQKNGFYFEPTVLTNVNHQMQVMQEESFGPIIGIMKVKDDQEALHLMEDTSYGLTAAVYSKSMERAENILSRLNTGTAYWNCCDRVSAALPWSGRKNSGFGSTLSYTGIRAFVRPKAYHLRGLKK from the coding sequence ATGCATGTAATTAATCCGGCAACAGAAGCAATCATTGCCACACTTCAGGAAGATACAGCCTCTTCTTTACAGGAAAAATTTCAACGGCTCAAAAAAGCACAAAAATCATGGGCACAACAGCCAGTACAAGAGCGGACTTCTATTCTTAAAAAATTCAGCAGCCTGCTCACAGAAAACATAGAACACCTGGCAAGTGTACTTACTTCCGAAGTAGGCAAGCCTTTGCAACAGTCCCGGAACGAAATTAAAGGCGCTATTACACGCATTGGGTGGCTCACAGATAATGGAGAAAAATACTTGTCACACGAATGGATGACACAGGAAGAAGGTCTTGGAGAGCAAATAGCCTACGAACCACTAGGTGTCATCTGCAATATATCAGCCTGGAATTATCCCTATCTGGTGGGGGTAAATGTATTCATCCCGGCATTGCTGGCTGGAAATGGCGTCCTCTATAAGCCTTCAGAATATGCCGCACTCACAGGTTTGGAAATAGAAAAATTGCTAAAGTCAGCAGGTGTTCCGGATGAAGTATTTCAGGTGGCTATTGGTGCAGCTCCGGTTGGAGAAGTCCTGCTGGATATGCCATTTGACGGGTATTTTTTTACTGGCTCCTACCGCACCGGAAAATATATTTATGAAAGAGTAGCACCTAAAATGGTTCCCTGCCAACTGGAACTCGGTGGCAAAGATCCATTATATGTGGCAGATGATGTAGAAGATATAAAATCTGTAGCGGCTGGCACGGCAGATGGCGCCTTCTATAATAATGGACAAAGTTGCTGTGCTGTGGAACGCATCTATGTACATGAGTCTATCTATGACCGGTATGTAGAGGAGTTTGTAAAAGAAGTAAAATCTTATAAAGTAGGAGTGCCGACAGAAGAAGGGGTCTATGTAGGTCCGCTCACCAGAAAAGACCAGGTAAAAGTACTGGAAAACCAGATAAAAGATGCCGTTGGAAAAGGTGCCAGCCTTCTTACAGGTGGGAAACCTATGCAGAAAAATGGGTTTTATTTTGAACCCACCGTTCTAACCAATGTAAATCATCAGATGCAAGTGATGCAGGAGGAGTCGTTTGGACCCATTATCGGCATTATGAAAGTAAAAGATGATCAGGAAGCATTACATCTGATGGAGGATACCAGTTATGGCCTTACAGCAGCCGTTTATAGCAAAAGCATGGAAAGGGCTGAAAATATCTTATCCAGATTAAATACCGGCACGGCTTACTGGAATTGTTGCGACCGGGTTAGTGCTGCCCTCCCCTGGAGCGGACGCAAAAATTCAGGCTTTGGCTCTACTTTATCCTATACTGGTATCCGTGCTTTTGTCCGTCCTAAAGCTTATCATCTGCGCGGGCTGAAAAAGTAA
- a CDS encoding S41 family peptidase, which produces MIKLNAQTLQRRFNSFNQKSIWLALLAFTLFASACEKEIDETSPTPTTENQTVNDWILENMQMYYYWNEQIPANPDKSQSAEDFFNSLLYTYDATARPDGDRFSFMSENAEELEASLSGQEQTTGAEYTFYLASQGSNDVIAQVIYVLPGSPADQAGLKRGDIVFQVNGQTLDRSNYYSLLFGQSSQTLGLGIWQNNELVKGNLTKNVSTAVVQENPVYLDSTYTVGDKKIGYVVYNQFIPSPSGTENGQYDKQLDQIFGNFKSEGINELILDLRYNPGGYVSSATNLASLIGKNIDANKVFYSQEWNSVLAPELEKEYGADYGTEYFVAKPQNIGNHLNRVYVLTSDHTASASELIINGLRPYMEVITVGSTTVGKNVGSITITDDTERFKLALQPIVFKSYNSLGQSDYTTGFTPTIEANETIDLKPLGDVEETVLNTTLSHITGVRTARLGVSERTLPMAGSSIERKAGGSNMFDKRILNLPAIVQ; this is translated from the coding sequence ATGATAAAACTTAATGCTCAGACGCTACAGCGTCGTTTTAATTCTTTCAATCAAAAAAGTATCTGGCTTGCTTTACTTGCCTTTACTTTGTTTGCAAGTGCATGTGAAAAGGAGATAGACGAAACAAGTCCCACTCCGACCACTGAAAACCAAACGGTGAACGACTGGATTCTGGAGAACATGCAGATGTATTATTACTGGAATGAGCAAATACCAGCTAATCCAGATAAAAGCCAGTCAGCCGAAGATTTCTTTAATTCCTTGCTTTATACGTATGATGCTACGGCCCGTCCGGACGGCGACCGCTTTTCATTTATGTCTGAAAATGCAGAGGAACTGGAGGCTTCGCTCAGCGGACAGGAGCAAACTACCGGTGCTGAATATACTTTTTATCTGGCAAGCCAGGGTTCTAACGATGTAATAGCCCAGGTTATTTATGTGTTGCCAGGTTCGCCTGCTGACCAGGCCGGACTGAAACGAGGTGATATTGTTTTCCAGGTGAATGGCCAGACATTAGATAGAAGCAATTATTATTCACTCTTATTTGGCCAGAGTTCGCAGACTTTAGGCTTAGGAATCTGGCAGAATAATGAACTGGTGAAGGGCAACTTGACCAAAAATGTAAGCACGGCAGTTGTACAGGAAAATCCGGTATACCTGGATTCTACCTACACTGTTGGTGATAAGAAAATAGGGTATGTAGTCTACAATCAGTTTATTCCTTCGCCCAGTGGTACAGAAAACGGCCAGTATGACAAGCAACTCGACCAGATTTTCGGTAATTTCAAAAGTGAGGGAATCAATGAACTGATTCTGGACCTGCGATATAATCCTGGTGGATACGTTTCTTCGGCTACTAACCTGGCTAGTTTGATTGGTAAAAATATTGATGCCAATAAGGTATTTTACAGTCAGGAATGGAACAGTGTGCTTGCACCAGAACTGGAAAAAGAATATGGAGCGGATTATGGTACTGAATATTTTGTAGCCAAACCTCAGAACATTGGTAATCACCTCAACCGGGTTTATGTACTCACTTCTGATCATACAGCATCAGCCAGCGAATTGATCATTAATGGGCTGCGTCCATATATGGAGGTAATTACGGTGGGTTCTACCACCGTAGGTAAAAACGTGGGCTCTATCACCATTACGGATGATACCGAACGATTTAAACTGGCTTTACAGCCGATTGTGTTTAAATCTTATAACAGCCTTGGCCAATCTGACTATACCACAGGATTTACACCAACTATAGAAGCCAACGAAACCATTGATCTCAAGCCTTTAGGAGATGTGGAAGAAACCGTTCTTAATACGACCCTAAGCCATATTACTGGTGTCCGAACGGCTAGATTAGGTGTGAGTGAACGTACATTGCCTATGGCTGGTTCGTCTATTGAGCGTAAAGCCGGAGGTAGCAATATGTTTGATAAGCGGATATTGAATTTACCGGCAATAGTACAATAA
- a CDS encoding gamma-glutamyl-gamma-aminobutyrate hydrolase family protein produces the protein MNKINIGVTDCSKYENYARWIQAYGTEVAIIKLSEKINNVADAQRCHGVVFTGGEDVHPRLYGKPEYISFCHQDDINEPRDEFELKVMEYTEHNHIPVLGICRGLQVFNVFKGGTLIPDIPAWGKPTHAKLPDGSDRYHPINVVSGAWLEKLVAQTKGDTNSNHHQSIDRMGNGLVASAFTEDGIVEAADRKEADGKGFLCLVQWHPERMNDQQNPFVYNIREAFIKAANALV, from the coding sequence ATGAATAAAATCAATATAGGGGTTACTGATTGCAGCAAGTATGAGAACTATGCCCGTTGGATACAAGCCTATGGAACCGAGGTAGCTATAATAAAACTAAGCGAAAAAATAAACAATGTAGCAGATGCCCAGCGGTGCCATGGTGTGGTTTTCACTGGGGGAGAAGATGTGCATCCGCGGTTGTATGGCAAGCCAGAATATATATCTTTTTGCCATCAGGATGATATAAACGAACCCCGGGACGAATTTGAGTTAAAGGTAATGGAGTATACCGAACATAACCATATCCCTGTACTGGGTATTTGCCGGGGTTTGCAAGTATTCAATGTTTTTAAGGGAGGCACTCTTATTCCGGATATTCCTGCATGGGGGAAACCCACACATGCGAAATTGCCTGACGGTTCCGACCGCTATCATCCAATCAACGTTGTTTCCGGCGCATGGCTCGAAAAATTAGTTGCACAAACCAAAGGAGATACCAACAGTAACCATCACCAGTCTATAGACCGCATGGGCAATGGTTTGGTAGCAAGTGCCTTTACGGAAGATGGTATTGTAGAAGCAGCCGACAGAAAAGAGGCGGACGGAAAAGGTTTTCTGTGCCTGGTACAATGGCATCCCGAGCGGATGAACGATCAGCAAAATCCTTTTGTATACAACATACGGGAAGCATTTATAAAAGCAGCCAATGCTTTGGTATAA
- a CDS encoding sensor histidine kinase → MINSGSLSHEKALPTPTETAVSFSRTGFSATSMQVLIHILMWLLLISLIMTFHLFSRPFGANRLPLPFVYKTGFLFLLNVGLFYFNANYAIPRLLFKKKLFWFVSTLIIAVIIVQAANYWFSSFMQLEARMVREFRLHAIQGAVLPAAPPFPLKIPLRNPEPRIIDLFAWLNTFIILGVSTSLTVTMKWFRDAENQKNLEKERLFSELSHLKNQINPHFFFNTLNNIYALTETNPKDAQEAIYTLSKMMRYMLYETENHQVLLSKEIDFIKHYIELMRLRLTDTVTVEFDYPSDVGSLTVAPLIFVTFIENAFKHGVSYNEKSYVRTQLKIEDKAIHFTVRNRLLKQSKIRKLEGSGIGLVNVKRRLQLLYPEEHQLRIESDQNEYIVHVTLYLS, encoded by the coding sequence ATGATTAATTCAGGTAGTCTAAGTCACGAAAAAGCATTACCCACTCCTACAGAAACCGCTGTCTCTTTCTCGCGCACAGGTTTTAGCGCTACCTCCATGCAAGTGTTAATCCACATATTAATGTGGCTTTTGCTGATTTCCCTGATCATGACGTTCCATCTGTTTTCCCGTCCGTTTGGGGCAAATAGATTGCCTTTGCCTTTTGTATATAAAACCGGATTTCTGTTTCTGCTGAATGTTGGCTTATTTTATTTCAATGCCAATTATGCTATACCCAGGCTGTTATTTAAGAAAAAATTATTCTGGTTTGTAAGTACGCTCATTATTGCTGTTATCATCGTACAAGCAGCCAATTACTGGTTTTCGAGCTTTATGCAATTAGAAGCCAGAATGGTGAGAGAATTCCGCCTTCATGCGATCCAAGGAGCCGTATTACCAGCAGCGCCGCCTTTCCCTTTGAAAATTCCTCTTAGAAACCCCGAACCCCGAATTATTGACTTATTCGCCTGGCTCAATACATTCATCATCCTTGGGGTGAGCACCAGTCTGACCGTAACTATGAAGTGGTTCAGGGATGCTGAGAATCAAAAGAATCTTGAGAAAGAACGCCTGTTTTCTGAGCTTTCTCACCTGAAAAACCAGATCAATCCTCATTTTTTCTTCAATACGCTAAACAACATTTACGCCCTTACAGAAACCAATCCGAAAGATGCGCAGGAAGCCATTTATACGCTTTCCAAAATGATGCGCTATATGCTGTATGAAACCGAGAATCACCAGGTATTGCTGAGCAAGGAGATTGATTTTATTAAGCACTATATCGAACTCATGCGGCTGCGCCTAACCGATACGGTAACAGTAGAATTCGATTACCCTTCTGATGTAGGCTCACTTACCGTAGCTCCACTTATTTTTGTCACTTTTATTGAAAATGCATTTAAACATGGCGTGAGCTATAATGAAAAAAGCTATGTACGTACCCAACTGAAGATAGAAGACAAAGCCATTCATTTTACCGTCAGAAACCGCTTGCTTAAGCAGTCAAAAATCAGGAAACTGGAAGGCTCCGGCATTGGGCTTGTGAATGTAAAACGCAGGTTGCAATTGCTCTATCCGGAAGAACACCAGCTGCGGATAGAATCGGACCAGAATGAATATATTGTACATGTAACTCTATACCTATCTTGA
- a CDS encoding iron-containing alcohol dehydrogenase: protein MTFDKIYQYNFPTTIRFGAGASQELSDYLKNQGLTRPLVVTDPVVGELPFLKTILKQLIDKGLSPEVFKDIHKNPVKSDVYKGTEVWDQTNCDCVVGIGGGAALDVARAILLRINHREDLFKYDDLIGGDVYVTNDVPHFVTIPTTSGTGSEVGRSAIISDDETKQKRILFSPKLLAKIVFADPLLTMELPAFITAATGMDALTHNMEAFLAKMPHPICEGIALEGITLIKDSLAKAVNKPDVESRSKMLLGSMMGAIAFQKGLGVVHSLAHPLSSLLDTHHGLANAVNIPYGMEFNIAGFEDKFRRIARTLELKEETGRAVVAYLFELNSQIGIPHKLQEIGVKSEHIETLADLAIADFAHPNNPKPVSREDFKQLYLKAL, encoded by the coding sequence ATGACCTTTGATAAAATATACCAATATAATTTTCCTACTACGATTCGCTTTGGAGCCGGGGCAAGCCAGGAACTAAGTGATTATTTGAAGAACCAGGGCTTAACAAGGCCGCTGGTGGTAACAGATCCGGTGGTGGGAGAATTGCCTTTTCTTAAAACGATACTAAAGCAACTGATAGATAAAGGGCTCTCTCCGGAAGTATTTAAAGATATACACAAAAATCCGGTGAAATCTGATGTATACAAAGGCACAGAAGTATGGGACCAGACAAATTGTGATTGTGTGGTGGGTATTGGTGGAGGTGCTGCATTAGATGTAGCACGGGCTATTTTGCTTAGGATTAACCACCGGGAAGATTTATTTAAATACGACGACTTAATCGGAGGCGATGTATACGTAACCAATGATGTCCCCCACTTTGTAACAATTCCTACGACTTCAGGCACAGGAAGTGAAGTAGGCCGGAGTGCCATTATTTCGGATGATGAAACCAAGCAGAAGCGTATTTTATTTTCACCCAAGCTGCTTGCTAAAATTGTATTTGCCGACCCGTTGCTTACGATGGAATTGCCTGCCTTTATTACAGCAGCTACAGGCATGGATGCACTCACGCATAATATGGAAGCTTTTCTGGCAAAAATGCCGCACCCGATCTGTGAAGGAATTGCACTGGAAGGAATTACCCTCATTAAAGATTCTCTGGCAAAAGCGGTAAACAAGCCGGATGTGGAATCACGAAGCAAAATGTTGCTGGGTTCTATGATGGGCGCTATTGCCTTTCAGAAAGGTTTAGGTGTGGTACACTCCCTGGCGCATCCGCTATCCTCTCTGCTGGATACGCATCATGGACTGGCTAATGCAGTAAACATCCCATATGGAATGGAATTTAATATAGCAGGGTTTGAAGATAAATTCAGAAGAATAGCACGTACGCTTGAACTGAAAGAGGAAACAGGCAGGGCAGTCGTAGCGTATTTGTTTGAGTTGAATTCCCAGATTGGCATTCCGCATAAGCTCCAGGAAATTGGCGTAAAATCTGAACATATCGAAACCTTAGCTGACCTGGCTATTGCCGATTTTGCACATCCGAATAATCCAAAGCCTGTTTCCAGAGAAGACTTCAAACAATTATACCTGAAAGCACTGTAA
- the eat gene encoding ethanolamine permease, with amino-acid sequence MSDHHASEPHLQRSLGPFMLWGLGVGLVISGMYFGWNLGLEKGGTLGFAIATFFIIILYITFTFSYAELACAIPKAGGAFDYATQALGKGPGFICGVAQLIEFIFAPPAIAAAIGAYFHIYFPDIPVVVIAIIAYVLFTTLNIIGLKPATLFEMVITILAVAELLLFAGITLPHIEVSNFSKNALPHGVAGIFASVPFAIWFFLAIEGVANLAEETVNPQKNISTGLTWTIATLVFLCVLTFVSAVGVNGWESIVFTPSGQTSDSPLPMALAQVAGSSELMYHLLVSIGLLGLVASFHGIILAAGRASFEFGRVGYAPKWLGNIHPRFKTPAYALLVNMGIGIIALLTGKTGEIITLAAFGAITLYIFSMISLFALRKKAPQLPRPFKVPVYPWFPGIALILAGIALLAMCVYNLNLAVIYLSMLALAYIGFRFVSKKELKVYK; translated from the coding sequence ATGTCAGATCATCACGCTTCCGAGCCACATTTACAGCGTTCATTAGGACCATTTATGCTCTGGGGCTTAGGTGTCGGGCTGGTGATTTCAGGCATGTATTTCGGCTGGAATTTAGGGCTTGAAAAAGGCGGAACGTTGGGTTTTGCCATTGCTACATTTTTCATCATCATTCTCTACATCACCTTTACTTTCTCTTATGCCGAACTAGCCTGTGCCATTCCAAAAGCCGGTGGCGCATTCGACTATGCTACTCAGGCATTAGGCAAAGGTCCGGGCTTTATTTGTGGCGTTGCCCAGCTCATTGAGTTTATTTTTGCACCTCCAGCCATTGCAGCAGCTATCGGCGCTTATTTTCATATCTACTTTCCGGATATTCCGGTAGTAGTCATAGCCATTATAGCCTATGTATTATTCACCACACTTAATATTATTGGCCTGAAGCCAGCCACCCTATTTGAAATGGTGATTACGATTCTGGCCGTAGCAGAGCTCTTGCTATTTGCCGGGATTACGCTGCCGCATATAGAAGTGAGTAATTTTTCAAAAAATGCGCTTCCCCATGGAGTGGCTGGTATTTTTGCTTCCGTACCTTTTGCTATATGGTTTTTTCTGGCGATTGAGGGAGTCGCTAACCTGGCTGAAGAAACAGTAAATCCCCAGAAAAACATCAGTACTGGCCTTACCTGGACTATAGCCACACTGGTTTTTTTATGCGTTCTTACTTTTGTAAGTGCCGTAGGCGTGAATGGGTGGGAAAGTATTGTGTTTACGCCTTCCGGACAAACTTCTGATTCTCCCTTACCTATGGCATTGGCACAAGTGGCTGGCAGTTCTGAATTGATGTATCACTTACTGGTAAGCATCGGCCTGCTGGGATTAGTAGCTTCTTTTCATGGAATTATTCTGGCGGCTGGAAGGGCTTCTTTCGAATTTGGAAGGGTAGGCTATGCTCCTAAATGGCTTGGAAACATTCACCCTCGTTTTAAAACGCCAGCCTATGCTTTGCTTGTGAATATGGGCATTGGCATTATTGCTTTACTGACTGGCAAAACCGGAGAGATTATTACGCTGGCTGCTTTTGGAGCGATTACTTTGTACATCTTTTCCATGATTTCCTTGTTTGCCCTGCGGAAAAAGGCTCCACAATTACCTCGACCATTTAAAGTACCTGTATATCCCTGGTTTCCTGGTATTGCTCTGATATTAGCTGGTATCGCCTTACTTGCCATGTGTGTGTATAATCTGAACCTGGCTGTTATTTACCTGAGTATGCTGGCACTGGCCTATATTGGATTCCGTTTTGTGAGTAAAAAGGAATTGAAGGTGTATAAGTAA
- a CDS encoding glutamine synthetase family protein, protein MTIDQILEFVRKHPLAKVKLAVTDIDGILRGKYISAEKFAGVAESNLGFCDVVFGWDAGDVAYDNVKLTGWHTGYPDASAQLDLSTFRKIPWEQEVPFFLGEFIDSQGKPAYFCPRQLLKRIKNDTEKEGYKAYFSQEFEWFNFRETPNTLQDKNYRNATPLTPGMFGYSILRTTLENPFFTDLFELLRQFNVPLEGLHTETGPGVYEAAITYCDILEAADRAVLFKTSVKEIAYKHGIIATFMAKIDENLPGCSGHVHQSIWDKDSKHNLFYEEAAPHKMSKFMESYIAGQLYCLPHILPMYAPTVNSYKRLVQGAWAPTTLTWAIDNRTVALRALPASSKSTRLETRVVGSDCNPYLAMAACLASGLYGVRNGLSLQEATIGNGYQDNSHGLLPGNLQEATARMKESAIAKELLGESFVEHFCLTREWEWRQYAKVVTDWELKRYLEII, encoded by the coding sequence ATGACGATTGATCAAATTCTGGAATTTGTCCGGAAACATCCACTGGCAAAAGTAAAACTGGCAGTGACTGATATAGATGGCATCTTACGGGGTAAATATATTTCTGCGGAAAAATTTGCTGGCGTGGCAGAGAGCAACCTGGGTTTTTGTGATGTAGTTTTCGGTTGGGATGCAGGTGATGTGGCGTACGACAATGTAAAACTAACCGGATGGCACACTGGCTACCCCGATGCTTCTGCTCAGCTTGATTTAAGCACCTTCCGGAAGATTCCTTGGGAGCAGGAGGTCCCCTTTTTCCTGGGTGAGTTCATAGATAGTCAGGGCAAGCCAGCTTATTTTTGTCCGCGGCAATTATTAAAAAGAATAAAGAATGACACGGAAAAGGAAGGATACAAGGCGTATTTTTCACAGGAATTTGAGTGGTTTAACTTCCGGGAAACGCCCAACACCCTGCAAGATAAAAACTACCGGAATGCCACACCGCTAACCCCTGGAATGTTTGGCTATTCTATTTTACGAACTACTCTTGAAAATCCCTTTTTTACTGATTTATTTGAGCTGTTACGTCAATTCAATGTTCCGCTGGAAGGATTGCATACGGAAACTGGCCCAGGGGTTTACGAAGCAGCCATTACGTATTGTGATATATTGGAAGCGGCAGACAGAGCTGTGTTATTTAAAACAAGCGTAAAAGAAATAGCCTATAAGCATGGCATTATAGCCACCTTTATGGCGAAAATAGATGAAAATTTACCCGGATGCAGCGGCCATGTGCATCAGAGCATCTGGGATAAAGATTCAAAGCATAATCTTTTTTATGAGGAGGCCGCTCCCCATAAAATGAGCAAATTTATGGAAAGCTACATTGCCGGGCAGTTATACTGCTTACCTCATATTTTACCTATGTATGCACCTACAGTAAACAGTTATAAACGCTTGGTGCAAGGAGCCTGGGCACCTACCACACTTACCTGGGCAATAGATAACCGGACTGTAGCACTCCGGGCGTTACCAGCCAGCAGTAAATCAACCCGGCTAGAAACGCGTGTGGTAGGCTCGGATTGTAACCCTTATTTAGCGATGGCCGCTTGCCTGGCTTCAGGTTTATATGGCGTACGGAATGGCTTGTCTTTACAGGAAGCAACGATAGGAAATGGGTATCAGGACAATTCTCATGGGTTACTCCCTGGAAATCTACAGGAAGCTACTGCCAGAATGAAAGAGTCCGCTATTGCAAAAGAATTACTGGGCGAGTCGTTTGTTGAACATTTCTGTCTCACCCGTGAATGGGAATGGCGGCAGTATGCCAAAGTTGTAACAGACTGGGAACTCAAGCGCTATCTGGAAATCATTTAG
- a CDS encoding LytR/AlgR family response regulator transcription factor has translation MKIRCLTIDDEPLALNLVSSYVERTPFLELAGKCNSAQQALERMNEEVIDLLFMDIQMPDLTGIEFARAMDKGPKIIFTTAFEQYALEGFKLDAMDYLLKPFNYQDFLRSANKAKEHFELVHKAAQSEQVHTEHDFLFVKSEYKLIKIKFESILYIEGLKDYVKILLVGANKPILSLLSLKNLEGKIPTDRFMRVHRSYIVALDKISAISNNVIIINNTNIPVGEMYKDDFYKFLERRTL, from the coding sequence TTGAAAATAAGATGCTTAACTATTGATGACGAGCCACTTGCCTTGAACCTGGTTTCGAGTTATGTGGAGCGTACGCCTTTTCTGGAACTAGCTGGTAAATGCAACAGCGCCCAGCAGGCTCTGGAACGGATGAATGAGGAAGTAATCGATCTCCTGTTTATGGATATTCAGATGCCCGACCTGACCGGAATTGAATTTGCCAGAGCAATGGATAAAGGCCCGAAAATTATATTTACGACTGCCTTTGAGCAATATGCTCTGGAAGGGTTTAAACTGGATGCAATGGATTATCTGCTCAAACCGTTTAATTACCAGGATTTCCTCAGATCAGCTAATAAAGCAAAAGAGCATTTTGAACTGGTGCACAAAGCAGCTCAATCCGAACAGGTGCATACCGAACATGATTTTCTGTTTGTGAAATCTGAATACAAGCTCATTAAGATCAAATTTGAGAGCATCCTTTACATTGAAGGCCTGAAGGATTATGTAAAAATACTGCTGGTGGGTGCTAACAAACCCATTCTTTCGCTGCTGAGCCTTAAAAACCTGGAAGGCAAAATTCCTACCGACCGGTTTATGCGGGTACACCGCTCCTATATTGTGGCGCTGGATAAGATCAGTGCTATTTCCAATAATGTGATAATCATTAACAATACCAACATTCCGGTAGGGGAGATGTACAAAGACGATTTTTACAAATTCCTGGAAAGACGTACCTTGTAA